One Cohnella candidum genomic region harbors:
- the gmk gene encoding guanylate kinase has translation MNKGLLIVLSGPSGVGKGTVCTELRRRHPELIYSVSATTRSPREGERDGVNYFFKTREHFQHMIATDALLEYAEYVGNYYGTPREFVEKTLAEGKDIILEIEVQGALKVKEKFPEGVFVFLLPPSLNELKQRIVGRGTETQATIDHRLSVAVEEMNLLYHYDYAVVNDQIDSACSRIASIITAEHCKRERFLHELFRELQELTPAQNGTER, from the coding sequence ATGAACAAAGGTTTACTGATCGTATTATCCGGACCGTCCGGCGTCGGCAAAGGCACGGTGTGCACCGAGCTGAGGCGGCGGCATCCCGAACTGATCTATTCGGTTTCCGCGACGACCCGGTCGCCCCGCGAAGGCGAACGAGACGGCGTCAATTATTTTTTCAAAACGCGTGAGCATTTCCAGCATATGATCGCCACGGACGCTTTGCTGGAATATGCCGAATACGTGGGCAATTATTACGGTACGCCCCGCGAGTTCGTCGAGAAGACGCTGGCGGAAGGCAAGGACATCATCCTCGAAATCGAAGTGCAAGGCGCGCTGAAGGTGAAGGAGAAGTTCCCGGAAGGCGTGTTCGTTTTCCTGCTGCCGCCGTCTTTGAACGAGCTGAAGCAGCGGATCGTCGGCCGGGGCACCGAGACGCAAGCGACGATCGACCACCGGCTTTCCGTGGCGGTGGAAGAGATGAACTTGCTGTATCATTACGATTACGCCGTCGTGAACGATCAGATCGATTCGGCCTGCAGCCGGATCGCTTCGATCATTACCGCGGAGCATTGCAAACGCGAGAGATTCCTGCACGAGCTGTTCCGCGAATTGCAGGAATTGACCCCCGCGCAAAATGGAACGGAGAGGTGA
- the rpoZ gene encoding DNA-directed RNA polymerase subunit omega: MLYPSIDELVRKVDSKYTLVVAASKRARGLRDGKQSEMMAPKSHKVVGVALEEIYHDYVLVEHLNK, translated from the coding sequence ATGTTGTATCCATCGATTGACGAATTGGTCCGCAAGGTCGACAGCAAATACACGCTGGTCGTGGCGGCGTCCAAACGGGCACGCGGCCTGAGGGACGGCAAGCAGTCCGAGATGATGGCTCCCAAATCCCACAAGGTGGTCGGAGTCGCGCTCGAAGAGATCTATCACGATTACGTGCTCGTCGAGCACCTGAATAAATAA
- the remA gene encoding extracellular matrix/biofilm regulator RemA produces the protein MAIKLINIGFGNIVSANRIISIVSPESAPIKRIIQEARDRHMLIDATYGRRTRAVIITDSDHVILSAVQPETVAHRLSTKDDEHDE, from the coding sequence ATGGCAATCAAGCTCATCAATATCGGTTTCGGCAACATCGTCTCGGCGAACCGGATCATTTCGATCGTAAGCCCGGAATCCGCGCCGATCAAACGGATCATCCAGGAAGCCCGGGACCGGCATATGCTGATCGATGCGACTTACGGCCGCCGCACGCGTGCCGTGATCATTACCGACAGCGACCACGTGATCTTGTCCGCTGTTCAGCCGGAGACGGTGGCTCACCGGTTATCCACCAAAGACGACGAACATGACGAATGA
- a CDS encoding bifunctional homocysteine S-methyltransferase/methylenetetrahydrofolate reductase, giving the protein MKPDLRTALQQKPLVGDGAMGTYLYELGFPVGVSYEEFNLLKPGIIGDVHRRYVDAGAVVIETNTFSAQHGKLSKYGLEKKTEEINAAGVAIAREAAGDKAYVVGAMGAIRAGGRKNARTAGMKRDFEEQIGALLAAKPDGLLLETFFDLEELSLALSLIRARSDLPVICQFAVEDAARTHDGVPLGEAFRRLKAEGADVIGFNCRSGPNAILRAMETIPADLGAPLSVFPNAGIADLVDGKVVYKATPEYFAQSAIRFADLGSRLIGGCCGTTPEHIAAIAQALNGYVPAAERPVRPETSPSRIAVSETPASGGFTDVGEPSLVELVSRRHTVIVELDPPRDLDIARFMQGAKALKDAGADAVTMADNSLAVTRMSNMALGALVKERIGIRPLAHIACRDRNLIGTQSHMMGFDALGIDHVLAVTGDPAKFGDLPGSSSVYDLTSFEIIRMIKQLNEGVAFSGKPLKQKAKFIVGAAFNPNVKHLDKAVQRLERKVASGADYIMTQPVYDPALIERIAESTRHLGVPIFLGIMPLASGRNAEYLHNEVPGIQLSDEVRARMNGLEGPAGRAEGVAIAQELLDAAMPHFNGIYLITPFLFYDMTAALTEYVVRKGAAVSLRG; this is encoded by the coding sequence ATGAAACCGGATTTGCGCACGGCGCTTCAACAGAAACCGCTCGTCGGCGACGGGGCGATGGGGACGTACTTGTACGAGCTCGGTTTTCCGGTCGGGGTATCGTACGAAGAGTTCAACCTGCTCAAACCGGGCATTATCGGCGACGTGCATAGGCGGTATGTCGACGCAGGCGCGGTCGTGATCGAGACCAACACGTTTTCCGCCCAGCACGGGAAACTGTCTAAATACGGATTAGAGAAGAAAACGGAAGAGATCAACGCTGCCGGCGTCGCCATCGCGCGCGAAGCCGCGGGGGACAAGGCCTATGTCGTCGGCGCCATGGGAGCGATCCGCGCCGGCGGCCGCAAAAACGCCCGCACGGCCGGCATGAAGCGGGATTTCGAGGAACAGATCGGGGCGCTGCTCGCGGCGAAACCCGACGGTCTGCTGCTCGAAACTTTCTTCGACCTGGAGGAACTTTCGCTGGCGCTAAGCTTGATCCGCGCACGCAGCGACCTTCCGGTCATCTGCCAATTCGCGGTGGAAGACGCAGCCCGCACGCACGACGGCGTGCCGCTGGGCGAAGCGTTCCGGCGGCTCAAGGCGGAGGGCGCGGACGTGATCGGCTTTAACTGCCGCAGCGGACCGAACGCGATTCTCCGCGCGATGGAGACGATTCCCGCGGATCTCGGCGCTCCCCTGAGCGTGTTTCCGAACGCCGGCATCGCGGACCTCGTGGACGGCAAGGTCGTCTACAAGGCGACGCCGGAATATTTCGCGCAATCGGCGATCCGGTTCGCCGATCTCGGCTCGCGCCTGATCGGCGGTTGCTGCGGCACGACGCCGGAGCATATCGCGGCGATCGCCCAGGCGCTGAACGGTTACGTGCCCGCGGCGGAACGCCCGGTCCGGCCGGAGACGTCGCCTTCCCGGATCGCGGTGTCGGAAACGCCGGCATCGGGCGGCTTCACGGACGTCGGCGAGCCGAGCCTCGTCGAGCTTGTGTCCCGGCGCCATACGGTCATCGTGGAGCTGGACCCGCCGCGCGACCTCGATATCGCGCGCTTTATGCAAGGCGCCAAGGCGCTGAAGGATGCCGGAGCCGATGCGGTCACGATGGCCGACAACTCGCTGGCCGTCACCCGGATGAGCAACATGGCGCTCGGCGCGCTCGTGAAGGAGCGGATCGGCATCCGCCCGCTCGCCCATATTGCTTGCCGGGACCGGAACCTGATCGGAACCCAGTCGCACATGATGGGGTTCGACGCGCTCGGCATCGACCACGTGCTCGCGGTCACGGGCGATCCGGCGAAGTTCGGGGATTTGCCGGGTTCGAGCTCCGTGTACGACCTGACCTCCTTCGAGATCATCCGGATGATCAAGCAGCTCAACGAAGGGGTCGCGTTTTCCGGCAAGCCGCTCAAGCAGAAAGCCAAGTTCATCGTCGGCGCCGCGTTTAATCCGAACGTGAAGCACCTCGACAAAGCGGTCCAACGCCTGGAGCGCAAGGTGGCTTCCGGAGCCGACTACATCATGACGCAGCCGGTGTACGACCCGGCGCTGATCGAGCGGATCGCGGAATCGACGCGCCATCTGGGCGTGCCGATCTTCCTCGGCATCATGCCGCTGGCGAGCGGGCGCAACGCGGAATACCTGCACAACGAGGTGCCGGGCATTCAGCTGTCCGACGAGGTCAGGGCCCGAATGAACGGTCTGGAAGGTCCGGCCGGCCGGGCGGAAGGCGTCGCGATCGCGCAGGAGCTGCTCGATGCCGCCATGCCGCACTTCAACGGCATCTATTTGATCACGCCGTTTCTCTTCTATGACATGACCGCCGCATTGACGGAATACGTCGTGCGCAAGGGAGCCGCCGTGTCCCTGCGGGGGTAA